From Streptomyces sp. NBC_00683, one genomic window encodes:
- a CDS encoding MBL fold metallo-hydrolase, which produces MSITGGDVADLGRGLYAWLPPKRGWGLANCGLLVSPRGALWIDTPYDPVLGGQFLAESEKRLPDGVTIDRVIVTHANGDHFWGAGVLPDAEIIATREAREHIHYEPTPKQQHALVAGSDPATPLGAYLNRHFGDFDWSGTEPVQPTTYFTGELELTLGEYAVQLSALPPAHTTGDLIVHLPAQRAVFSGDIIFSSTAEQPGDHPIHWAGPLSNVIAACEQVLATGAEVIVPGHGPVLDPAGVREHIGYLSYVRERAHALHAAGVPAIEAARRVIGEGRYPALGLAERLVVTIGSEYRHLDGSELPGVLQVMSDVAALAHESERGPSGGEPE; this is translated from the coding sequence ATGTCGATCACGGGTGGAGACGTCGCTGACCTCGGCAGGGGCCTGTATGCCTGGCTGCCGCCGAAGCGGGGCTGGGGGCTGGCCAACTGCGGTCTTCTCGTGTCGCCGCGCGGGGCGCTCTGGATCGACACCCCGTACGACCCCGTGCTGGGCGGACAGTTCCTCGCGGAGAGCGAGAAGCGGCTGCCCGACGGGGTGACCATCGACCGTGTGATCGTCACGCACGCCAACGGGGACCACTTCTGGGGCGCCGGCGTGCTCCCGGACGCCGAGATCATCGCGACGCGCGAGGCGCGGGAGCACATCCACTACGAGCCCACCCCGAAGCAGCAGCACGCACTCGTGGCCGGCAGCGATCCGGCCACGCCCCTCGGCGCGTACCTCAACCGCCACTTCGGCGACTTCGACTGGTCGGGCACCGAACCGGTGCAGCCGACCACGTACTTCACCGGGGAGCTCGAACTGACCCTGGGGGAGTACGCGGTCCAGCTGTCGGCCCTGCCGCCCGCCCACACCACGGGCGACCTGATCGTCCATCTGCCCGCGCAGCGCGCCGTGTTCAGCGGCGACATCATCTTCTCCTCCACCGCGGAGCAGCCGGGCGACCACCCGATCCACTGGGCCGGCCCCCTCAGCAATGTGATCGCGGCCTGCGAACAGGTACTGGCCACGGGCGCCGAGGTGATCGTGCCCGGCCACGGACCGGTGCTCGATCCGGCCGGCGTACGGGAGCACATCGGCTACCTCTCCTACGTGCGCGAACGCGCCCACGCCCTCCATGCGGCGGGAGTGCCCGCGATCGAGGCCGCACGCCGGGTGATCGGCGAAGGCCGCTACCCCGCTCTCGGCCTGGCCGAGCGGCTGGTGGTGACCATCGGGAGCGAGTACCGGCACCTGGACGGCTCCGAACTCCCCGGCGTCCTGCAGGTGATGTCCGATGTGGCGGCGCTCGCGCACGAGAGCGAGCGGGGACCGTCCGGCGGCGAGCCGGAGTGA
- a CDS encoding SIS domain-containing protein translates to MSHVETETAGQPECWRRAAEVAADRAAVLPATGERIAVVGCGTSFYMAQAYAALREESGQGESDAFAASEFPMGRGYDRVVALTRSGTTTEVLDLLSRLSGATPTVAVTADPDTPVMTAADEVVVLDFADEKSVVQTRFATTALTLFRAHLGLHTDDAVRDAETALAEPLPEGLLDCTQFSFLGRGWTVGLANEAALKMKEASLSWTESYPAMEYRHGPISIATTGTATWMFGSAPEGLAEQVLATGARWIESGLDPLAELVRVQRLAIARAVAGGLDPDLPRHLTRSVVLDAAAGA, encoded by the coding sequence GTGTCCCATGTCGAGACCGAGACAGCCGGCCAGCCGGAGTGCTGGCGTCGCGCCGCAGAGGTCGCAGCCGACCGTGCGGCGGTCCTGCCCGCCACCGGTGAGCGCATCGCCGTCGTCGGCTGTGGAACGTCGTTCTACATGGCGCAGGCCTACGCCGCGCTCCGTGAGGAATCCGGCCAGGGCGAGTCCGACGCCTTCGCCGCATCGGAGTTCCCCATGGGCCGCGGCTACGACCGGGTCGTCGCCCTGACGCGTTCGGGGACCACGACCGAGGTGCTCGACCTGCTGAGCCGGCTGAGCGGCGCCACACCCACCGTCGCCGTGACCGCCGATCCGGACACCCCCGTGATGACGGCCGCGGACGAGGTGGTCGTGCTCGACTTCGCCGACGAGAAGTCCGTCGTGCAGACGCGCTTCGCCACCACCGCACTCACCCTGTTCCGTGCCCACCTCGGCCTGCACACCGATGACGCGGTGCGGGACGCGGAGACCGCCCTGGCCGAACCGTTGCCCGAAGGACTGCTGGACTGCACCCAGTTCAGCTTCCTGGGCCGGGGCTGGACGGTCGGTCTCGCCAACGAGGCGGCGCTCAAGATGAAGGAAGCGTCCCTGTCCTGGACCGAGTCCTATCCGGCGATGGAGTACCGCCACGGTCCCATCAGCATCGCCACCACCGGGACGGCGACCTGGATGTTCGGCTCCGCGCCCGAGGGCCTTGCGGAGCAGGTGCTGGCCACCGGCGCCCGCTGGATCGAGAGCGGCCTGGACCCGCTGGCCGAGCTGGTCCGGGTCCAGCGCCTGGCGATCGCCCGTGCGGTGGCCGGCGGCCTCGACCCCGACCTTCCCCGCCACCTGACCCGGTCGGTGGTCCTCGACGCGGCCGCCGGGGCCTGA
- a CDS encoding DedA family protein, translating into MDHAPLALPQEPADGIAGWAAGLVDALGAPGAGLAVALENLFPPLPSEVILPLTGFAAGQGVISLTSALFWTTLGSVVGAVVLYGVGMLFGRDRVHAVWARLPLVQPADLERTEQWFARHGTKAVLLGRMVPVFRSLVSVPAGVERMPFALFVVLTALGSLMWNSVLVMAGYWLGDGWDTVEAYVGVLSKAVVVLALVAVAGYVGVRLRSRDRGQHRRTP; encoded by the coding sequence ATGGATCACGCACCGCTTGCCCTTCCCCAGGAACCCGCGGACGGCATCGCCGGCTGGGCGGCCGGTCTCGTGGACGCCCTGGGTGCTCCCGGGGCGGGCCTCGCCGTCGCCCTGGAGAACCTCTTCCCGCCGCTGCCGAGCGAGGTCATCCTCCCGCTGACCGGATTCGCGGCCGGGCAGGGCGTCATCAGCCTGACGTCCGCGCTGTTCTGGACGACGCTCGGTTCGGTCGTGGGCGCGGTGGTCCTGTACGGAGTCGGGATGCTCTTCGGCCGCGACCGCGTCCACGCGGTCTGGGCGAGGCTGCCGCTGGTCCAGCCCGCCGATCTGGAGCGTACGGAGCAGTGGTTCGCCCGGCACGGCACCAAGGCGGTTCTGCTCGGCCGCATGGTGCCGGTGTTCCGGAGCCTCGTCTCCGTACCGGCCGGCGTGGAGCGCATGCCGTTCGCTCTCTTCGTCGTCCTGACGGCCCTGGGGAGCCTGATGTGGAACTCGGTCCTGGTGATGGCCGGTTACTGGCTCGGCGACGGGTGGGACACCGTGGAGGCCTACGTCGGAGTGCTGTCCAAGGCCGTCGTCGTACTCGCCCTGGTGGCCGTCGCCGGGTACGTCGGAGTGCGGCTGCGCTCCCGCGACCGGGGGCAGCACCGCCGTACCCCGTGA
- a CDS encoding sensor histidine kinase, protein MDDAARPLRDSGGAGTVPAAQPFPLPRRAAGALLGCCTALLGLLYFAVPGAALGPFLLWPRTHGRALALLAGGARRLAELERWRRGVFFGDVFPVHRASGRAVLRYVAARTWTGVLFAFVTGLLVFGAVLAGLLAAGVVRSTTSWQELLPQAALGGVLLFLDLQGLVSLGALDARLAREHFGPSARELLEQRIDELAASRAGVLEAVDTERRRIERDLHDGVQQRLVALAMLLGRARRNRTPEQAEALLRQAHKESRDVLTELREVAWRVYPSALDSLGLEEALGGVAERCVIPLRMEFALAVPLPRPVETAAYFVVSEAVTNAAKHSGATHISVTVRGDGNRVSVRVRDNGIGGADPAGSGLTGLRSRVDALDGLLHIESPPKGPTTITAELLCA, encoded by the coding sequence ATGGACGACGCGGCACGCCCGCTCCGGGACTCCGGGGGCGCCGGGACCGTCCCCGCGGCACAGCCGTTCCCGCTCCCCCGCCGGGCCGCCGGCGCTCTGCTCGGCTGCTGCACCGCGCTCCTGGGCCTGCTGTACTTCGCGGTTCCGGGCGCGGCGCTGGGACCGTTCCTCCTGTGGCCCCGTACCCACGGCCGCGCGCTCGCCCTGCTGGCCGGTGGGGCCCGCAGGCTCGCGGAGCTGGAGCGGTGGCGGCGCGGTGTCTTCTTCGGTGACGTGTTCCCCGTACACCGTGCGTCCGGGCGGGCCGTCCTGCGTTACGTGGCCGCGCGCACCTGGACCGGCGTCCTGTTCGCCTTCGTGACCGGGCTGCTCGTGTTCGGGGCCGTACTGGCCGGACTCCTGGCCGCCGGGGTGGTCCGGTCGACCACGAGCTGGCAGGAGTTGCTGCCCCAGGCCGCCCTCGGCGGTGTCCTGCTCTTCCTCGACCTGCAGGGGCTCGTCTCCCTGGGCGCCCTCGACGCCCGGCTGGCCCGTGAGCACTTCGGCCCCTCCGCACGGGAGTTGCTGGAACAGCGGATCGACGAACTCGCCGCCAGTCGTGCCGGGGTCCTCGAAGCGGTCGACACGGAGCGCCGGCGCATCGAACGCGATCTGCACGACGGCGTCCAGCAGCGGCTCGTCGCCCTGGCGATGCTCCTGGGCCGCGCCCGCCGCAACCGGACGCCGGAACAGGCCGAAGCGCTGCTGCGCCAGGCGCACAAGGAGTCGAGGGACGTCCTCACGGAGCTACGGGAGGTGGCCTGGCGCGTCTATCCGTCGGCGCTGGACAGCCTGGGTCTCGAGGAGGCGCTCGGCGGCGTGGCCGAGCGGTGCGTGATTCCGCTGCGCATGGAGTTCGCTCTCGCGGTGCCGCTGCCCAGGCCGGTGGAGACAGCCGCGTACTTCGTGGTCTCGGAGGCCGTCACCAACGCGGCCAAGCACTCCGGTGCCACACACATCTCCGTCACCGTCCGGGGCGACGGGAACCGGGTGTCGGTGCGGGTCCGGGACAACGGCATCGGTGGTGCGGATCCTGCGGGCAGCGGGCTGACCGGGCTACGGAGCCGGGTCGACGCGCTCGACGGCCTGCTGCACATCGAAAGCCCCCCGAAGGGACCGACCACCATCACCGCGGAGCTGCTGTGCGCGTAA
- a CDS encoding response regulator transcription factor, with product MLAEDSTLLREGLVRLLAEEGHDVLAAVGDGTSLVREAEARTPDLVVVDIRMPPTHTDEGLRAALDIRERWPAVGVLVLSQHVERTYAARLLSGGAERVGYLLKDRVAQVDEFLDALERIRAGGVVLDPEVVRQLVLRSTHSDPLAGLTPRERTVLQELAQGRTNAAIAQRLHLSLSSVEKHLGSVFDKLELPSTTEYSRRVLAVLHYLKS from the coding sequence ATGCTCGCCGAGGACTCGACGCTGCTCCGGGAGGGCCTCGTCCGACTGCTGGCGGAGGAGGGGCACGACGTCCTCGCCGCGGTGGGAGACGGAACATCCCTGGTCCGGGAGGCCGAGGCGCGGACACCGGACCTCGTCGTCGTCGACATCCGGATGCCTCCCACCCATACCGACGAGGGGCTGCGGGCCGCCCTGGACATCCGCGAGCGGTGGCCGGCGGTCGGTGTGCTGGTGCTGTCCCAGCATGTCGAGCGCACCTATGCGGCCCGGTTGCTGTCAGGGGGCGCCGAGCGGGTGGGGTACCTGCTCAAGGACCGGGTCGCGCAGGTCGACGAGTTCCTCGACGCGCTGGAGCGGATCCGGGCGGGGGGTGTGGTGCTCGACCCCGAGGTCGTACGGCAGCTGGTGCTCCGCAGTACCCACAGCGATCCGCTGGCCGGGCTGACTCCCCGGGAACGCACGGTCCTGCAGGAGCTGGCGCAGGGTCGCACCAACGCCGCCATCGCACAGCGGCTGCACCTGTCGCTGAGTTCGGTCGAGAAGCACCTCGGCTCCGTCTTCGACAAGCTGGAGCTGCCGAGCACCACGGAGTACAGCCGCCGGGTCCTCGCGGTGCTGCACTACCTGAAGTCGTAG
- a CDS encoding transglycosylase SLT domain-containing protein produces MPAKGKHRRSRTSSLTRGIIAVSTGGAALALPVIGATGAFAAPAQPVAIEKASTSTAVSVKGITAKKSAPVTYSVILGDSLAKIARGHSVSGGWQELYKDNRAAVGDNPDLIRPGLKLTIGAKAENKAAKAGKAESKASGAADRAEKSADRADRSERTSTKLAAQGAPAAAPAAQPATYTNDLDGWIKESLAVMAEHGIPGSYDGIHRNIMRESSGNPLAINNWDSNAAAGIPSKGLLQVIDPTFEAYHVPGTSSDSYDPVANITAACNYAADRYGSIDNVFGAY; encoded by the coding sequence ATGCCCGCAAAGGGTAAGCACCGTCGTTCCAGGACCAGTTCGCTGACGCGCGGCATCATCGCCGTGAGCACGGGCGGAGCCGCTCTGGCCCTCCCCGTGATCGGTGCGACCGGCGCCTTCGCGGCACCGGCCCAGCCGGTCGCCATCGAAAAGGCGTCGACGTCGACTGCCGTTTCCGTAAAGGGAATTACGGCCAAGAAGTCCGCGCCCGTCACCTATTCCGTGATCTTGGGCGACTCTCTCGCCAAGATCGCACGGGGACATTCCGTGAGCGGTGGCTGGCAGGAGCTGTACAAGGACAATCGCGCGGCTGTCGGCGACAACCCCGATCTGATTCGCCCCGGTCTGAAGCTGACCATCGGCGCCAAGGCCGAGAACAAGGCCGCGAAGGCCGGCAAGGCCGAATCCAAGGCCTCCGGCGCTGCGGACCGCGCCGAGAAGAGCGCCGACCGCGCCGACCGTTCGGAGCGCACGAGCACGAAGCTCGCCGCCCAGGGCGCGCCCGCCGCCGCTCCCGCGGCCCAGCCGGCCACGTACACGAACGACCTCGACGGCTGGATCAAGGAGTCGCTGGCGGTCATGGCCGAGCACGGCATCCCCGGCAGCTACGACGGCATCCACCGCAACATCATGCGTGAGTCCTCGGGCAACCCGCTCGCCATCAACAACTGGGACTCGAACGCCGCCGCAGGCATCCCGTCCAAGGGTCTCCTGCAGGTCATCGACCCGACCTTCGAGGCCTACCACGTGCCCGGTACGTCCTCGGACAGCTACGACCCGGTCGCCAACATCACCGCCGCGTGCAACTACGCCGCAGACCGGTACGGCTCGATCGACAACGTCTTCGGAGCCTACTGA
- a CDS encoding flavodoxin family protein produces the protein MATLLIVHHTPSPNCQALFEAVVSGATTEEIEGVRVERRAALSATASDVLAADGYLLGTPANLGYMSGALKHFFDQVYYPCLDATRGRPFGYYVHGGNDVTGAVRAMESITTGLGWRRTADAVTVTGEPGKADIEACWELGATVAAGLMG, from the coding sequence GTGGCCACTCTGCTGATCGTGCATCACACACCCTCGCCGAACTGCCAGGCGCTGTTCGAAGCCGTCGTCTCCGGTGCGACGACGGAGGAGATCGAAGGGGTCAGGGTCGAACGGCGCGCGGCGCTCTCCGCCACCGCCTCCGACGTGCTCGCCGCCGATGGCTACCTTCTCGGGACCCCGGCGAACCTCGGCTACATGTCCGGCGCCCTCAAGCACTTCTTCGACCAGGTCTACTACCCGTGCCTGGACGCGACGCGCGGCCGGCCCTTCGGCTACTACGTGCACGGCGGCAACGACGTCACCGGCGCCGTGCGGGCCATGGAGTCGATCACGACCGGCCTGGGCTGGCGCCGTACGGCCGACGCCGTGACGGTGACGGGCGAGCCGGGCAAGGCCGACATCGAGGCGTGCTGGGAACTGGGAGCGACGGTCGCCGCCGGGCTGATGGGCTGA
- a CDS encoding thioesterase II family protein, giving the protein MSQQHAHDDDSWIRRFAPTAQSTAQLVCFPHAGGSAGYFRLLAHALAPGIDTLAIQYPGRQDRHGEPLLDSVDELADAAFAVLRHRLEAPFAFFGHSLGAVVAFEVARRFEQQTPHGPVRLFASSRRAPSIAREGTVHLRDDDGLVAEIVRLGGTDRSVLEDPEMRELILPVVRADYRAVETYTAPPGARLTCPVSVFAGASDPVTSAADVTAWEAHTTKGTDAQVFDGGHFYLDQHVPEVASAIVGAL; this is encoded by the coding sequence ATGTCTCAGCAGCACGCACATGACGACGATTCCTGGATACGGCGCTTCGCGCCCACCGCGCAGAGCACGGCACAACTCGTCTGCTTTCCGCACGCGGGAGGATCGGCGGGATACTTCCGTCTCCTGGCCCACGCCCTCGCACCCGGGATCGACACACTGGCCATCCAGTACCCGGGGCGCCAGGACCGGCACGGGGAGCCGCTCCTCGACAGCGTGGACGAGCTGGCCGACGCCGCCTTCGCCGTCCTGCGCCACCGGCTCGAAGCCCCCTTCGCCTTCTTCGGCCACAGCCTGGGCGCAGTCGTCGCCTTCGAGGTGGCCCGCCGGTTCGAGCAGCAGACACCGCACGGACCGGTGCGGCTCTTCGCCTCCTCCCGCCGGGCGCCGTCGATCGCACGCGAGGGGACGGTCCACCTCCGCGACGACGACGGCCTGGTCGCGGAGATCGTGCGGCTCGGCGGCACGGACCGGTCCGTTCTGGAGGACCCCGAAATGCGGGAGCTGATCCTGCCGGTCGTACGGGCCGACTACCGCGCGGTCGAGACGTACACGGCCCCGCCCGGAGCCCGGCTCACCTGTCCCGTCTCGGTGTTCGCGGGCGCATCCGACCCGGTGACCTCGGCCGCGGACGTGACGGCCTGGGAGGCGCACACCACCAAGGGCACCGACGCGCAGGTCTTCGACGGCGGCCATTTCTATCTCGACCAGCACGTCCCCGAGGTCGCCTCCGCCATCGTCGGTGCGCTGTGA
- a CDS encoding TetR/AcrR family transcriptional regulator, whose amino-acid sequence MSNQSVGGPARPAGPRVPRSPEARQRQRDILHIATDTFAARGYNNASLAEIADRAGLTQAGVLHYFRSKALLLTSVLELRDQTDIEQLGADRPQGLEFLRHLVDTALRNAEREGIVRLYAVLSAESVTDDHPAQAYFRDRYSGLRTFVADALREACDLSEHDADRAENAANAIIAVMDGLQVQWLLAPDAVDMAASTELVVTALLTALAPGTFGPAAGTP is encoded by the coding sequence GTGAGCAACCAGTCAGTGGGCGGACCGGCGCGTCCGGCCGGGCCCCGTGTTCCGCGCAGCCCGGAGGCCCGGCAGCGGCAGCGGGACATCCTGCACATCGCGACGGACACCTTCGCCGCGCGCGGCTACAACAACGCCTCGCTCGCGGAGATCGCGGACCGGGCCGGCCTGACCCAGGCAGGCGTGCTGCACTACTTCCGTTCCAAGGCGCTCCTGCTCACCAGCGTCCTCGAACTGCGCGACCAGACGGACATCGAGCAGCTCGGGGCCGACCGGCCCCAGGGCCTGGAGTTCCTGCGCCATCTGGTCGACACCGCGCTGCGCAACGCCGAACGGGAAGGAATCGTCCGGCTCTACGCCGTGCTGTCGGCCGAATCCGTCACCGACGACCACCCGGCGCAGGCATACTTCCGCGACCGCTACAGCGGGCTGCGCACCTTCGTCGCGGACGCCCTGCGCGAGGCGTGCGACCTTTCCGAACACGACGCGGACAGAGCCGAGAACGCGGCCAACGCCATCATCGCCGTCATGGACGGCCTCCAGGTGCAGTGGCTTCTCGCACCCGACGCCGTGGACATGGCTGCCTCGACCGAGCTCGTGGTCACCGCCCTGCTGACAGCTCTCGCGCCGGGCACGTTCGGCCCGGCCGCCGGGACCCCGTAG
- a CDS encoding RICIN domain-containing protein: MPPLSPLSSLRPRTRAAGAALVLAVTGLGLTGTGAGTAQAADPTAQVWVTTADGSKKLSAEGAVPFTDTPQSVDIRIDGNSRSQKFTGAGASVTGASARLVQSLPQDKRNALMTSLFSADGDGIGLNYLRQPLGSTDFNATGDFYTYEDTRGAFSIDRDKSEIIPVLEQATAVNSAIRFMGSPWSPPAWMKTGNSLNGGSLKTEHYQAYADYLVASIRAYGQQGITLTDLTVQNEPEFATSYPSMSMTSSQQAEFFKVLDRTLTSAGLPTNLLAYDHNWDHPNYPVEVFNGTQGISRVIGAAFHCYGGTPSAQQQVVNAGKRVFFTECSGTESADPGTTFRDTLQWHAENLVVQNMRNGGETVINWNLALDQNGGPHQGHCTNRCNGIVEIANGNVSRNAEYYVLGHVTKFIKPGATRIGSTSQGAGGVQNVAFQNPDGTRVAYVVNTAAGAQRFSVTDNGKSLAYTLPAGAVATFVWNGNGGTTEPPVGSIDPSTWYQVRGHSGACLDAADWGTANGTGLQQWACGNGANQSWQFRPTTDGNYQVVNQHNAKVWDVDGGTGATADGTRVHLWSYEGGTNQQWRPEAVGSAGAYRFVARHSGKCLTVNGSSAANGAGLSQQPCNGSAAQAFTLSH; this comes from the coding sequence ATGCCACCTCTCAGTCCCCTCAGTTCCCTCCGTCCGCGGACACGTGCCGCGGGCGCCGCCCTCGTCCTGGCCGTGACCGGGCTGGGTCTCACCGGCACCGGAGCTGGCACGGCGCAGGCCGCCGACCCGACAGCCCAGGTGTGGGTCACCACGGCCGACGGCAGCAAGAAGCTGTCCGCCGAAGGCGCAGTGCCGTTCACCGACACCCCCCAGTCCGTCGACATACGTATCGACGGCAACAGCAGGAGCCAGAAGTTCACCGGTGCGGGCGCCTCGGTCACCGGCGCCTCGGCCCGCCTCGTCCAGAGCCTTCCGCAGGACAAGCGCAACGCGCTGATGACGTCGCTGTTCTCCGCCGACGGGGACGGCATCGGGCTCAACTACCTGCGCCAGCCGCTCGGCAGCACCGACTTCAACGCCACCGGCGACTTCTACACCTACGAGGACACCCGCGGCGCCTTCTCCATCGACCGGGACAAGAGCGAGATCATCCCGGTCCTGGAGCAGGCCACCGCGGTCAACTCCGCCATCCGCTTCATGGGATCGCCCTGGTCACCGCCCGCGTGGATGAAGACCGGCAACTCGCTCAACGGCGGCAGCCTCAAGACCGAGCACTACCAGGCGTACGCCGACTACCTGGTCGCCTCGATCAGGGCGTACGGCCAGCAGGGCATCACCCTGACCGACCTGACTGTGCAGAACGAGCCCGAGTTCGCCACGAGTTACCCGTCCATGAGCATGACGTCCTCGCAGCAGGCCGAATTCTTCAAGGTGCTCGACCGCACCCTCACCTCGGCCGGCCTGCCGACCAACCTGCTGGCCTACGACCATAACTGGGACCACCCGAACTACCCGGTCGAAGTCTTCAACGGCACCCAGGGCATCAGCCGTGTGATCGGCGCCGCATTCCACTGCTACGGCGGCACGCCCTCGGCGCAGCAGCAGGTGGTCAACGCGGGCAAGCGTGTCTTCTTCACGGAGTGTTCCGGGACCGAGAGCGCCGACCCGGGCACGACCTTCCGCGACACCCTTCAGTGGCACGCCGAGAACCTCGTCGTGCAGAACATGCGCAACGGCGGCGAGACGGTCATCAACTGGAACCTCGCCCTCGACCAGAACGGCGGCCCCCACCAGGGCCACTGCACCAACCGGTGCAACGGCATCGTCGAGATCGCGAACGGCAACGTCAGCCGCAACGCCGAGTACTACGTCCTCGGCCATGTCACCAAGTTCATCAAGCCCGGCGCCACCCGCATCGGCTCCACCAGCCAGGGCGCCGGAGGCGTCCAGAACGTCGCCTTCCAGAACCCCGACGGCACCCGCGTCGCCTACGTCGTCAACACCGCGGCCGGCGCCCAGCGCTTCTCCGTGACCGACAACGGCAAGTCCCTCGCCTACACCCTCCCCGCGGGCGCGGTCGCCACCTTCGTCTGGAACGGCAACGGCGGGACCACCGAGCCGCCCGTCGGCTCCATCGATCCGAGCACCTGGTACCAGGTCAGGGGCCACAGCGGCGCCTGCCTCGACGCCGCCGACTGGGGCACCGCCAACGGCACCGGGCTCCAGCAGTGGGCCTGCGGCAACGGTGCCAACCAGAGCTGGCAGTTCCGGCCGACCACCGACGGGAACTACCAGGTCGTCAACCAGCACAACGCGAAGGTCTGGGATGTCGACGGCGGCACCGGCGCGACCGCCGACGGCACCAGGGTCCACCTCTGGAGCTACGAAGGGGGCACCAACCAGCAGTGGCGGCCCGAGGCCGTCGGCTCGGCCGGCGCGTATCGCTTCGTCGCGCGCCACAGCGGCAAGTGCCTGACGGTGAACGGTTCTTCCGCCGCCAACGGTGCCGGGCTGTCGCAGCAGCCGTGCAACGGGTCCGCGGCCCAGGCGTTCACCCTGAGCCACTGA
- a CDS encoding SAM-dependent methyltransferase, which translates to MSRPENNGTALHIDTSKPHPARMYDWFLGGKDNYPVDEAMGRQMLAVEPGVPVMAKVNRAFMHRATRWLSDQGILQFLDIGTGIPTEPNLHQVAQEAAPATRVVYCDNDPIVLAHAEALLSGTPEGSIDYVQADARDVDAILEHAGKTLDFSRPVALSLISLLHFVSDEGGAYELVSRLTDVLAPGSYLVISHLTADFHPEEARKVDEMYKANTLTLAPRNRAQFAAFFEGLEIVEPGIVAAEAWHPELGEPIPGQEDIVSAGYVALGRKP; encoded by the coding sequence ATGTCCCGACCGGAGAACAACGGCACCGCACTGCACATCGACACCAGCAAGCCGCACCCCGCGCGGATGTACGACTGGTTCCTCGGCGGCAAGGACAACTACCCGGTGGACGAGGCGATGGGGAGGCAGATGCTCGCCGTGGAGCCCGGCGTCCCGGTGATGGCGAAGGTCAACCGGGCCTTCATGCACCGCGCCACGCGCTGGCTGTCGGACCAGGGCATCCTGCAGTTCCTCGACATCGGTACGGGGATACCGACCGAGCCCAACCTCCACCAGGTGGCCCAGGAGGCCGCGCCCGCCACGCGGGTCGTCTACTGCGACAACGACCCGATCGTGCTCGCCCACGCCGAAGCCCTGCTGAGCGGCACTCCGGAGGGCAGCATCGACTACGTGCAGGCCGATGCACGGGACGTAGACGCCATCCTCGAACACGCGGGTAAGACACTGGACTTCAGCCGTCCGGTCGCGCTCTCGCTGATCTCGCTGCTGCACTTCGTCTCCGATGAGGGCGGCGCCTACGAGCTGGTGAGCCGGCTGACCGACGTGCTGGCGCCGGGCAGCTATCTGGTGATCTCGCACCTCACCGCCGACTTCCATCCGGAGGAGGCACGCAAGGTCGACGAGATGTACAAGGCCAACACGCTCACGCTGGCGCCGCGCAACCGCGCCCAGTTCGCCGCGTTCTTCGAGGGACTCGAGATCGTCGAGCCCGGCATCGTGGCCGCCGAGGCGTGGCACCCCGAGCTCGGCGAGCCGATCCCCGGCCAGGAGGACATCGTCAGCGCGGGTTACGTGGCACTGGGACGCAAGCCGTAG